A region of the Mus caroli chromosome 7, CAROLI_EIJ_v1.1, whole genome shotgun sequence genome:
cttgagttccAGAATACCACTACTCTCAGCTGCCCCGAGGCCCGCGCACAGCCCACGTGGCTCCTCATTTCAGTCAGAATCCCCGAGGGAGGGCAAGTGGGTGCTGCTGTCGGTGGGGGAGCCGTGGTCTCAGCattgctctcttctctccatcctaGGCAGAGCCATGAGCCACCAGATCCTGCTACTCCTGGCCATGCTGACCCTGGTCCTGGCTATCTCTCAGCGTCGAGAGCAAGTGCCCTGTAGGACGGTAAGACACGGTGCAGGCAGAGTGAGGGGTCCCACAGCCCAGTCCAGGTCAAAGGTTAGAGGAGCCAGCAAAGGATAGAGCTTTGCCTCGGTATTTGTCGAACATACACTAGACTGTTGAGAAACCTGTCTACCTAACAATCGCATTTGTTCCTATTTTACAGAAGGGAAAACTTGGAGAGGCCAGGTGACCTAACCAAGGTCATTCAGTTGGGGACCGTGGGGCCCATTGGCCCTCTATTCCCTGTTACAAGTGATTGGTCTTTGGGGAAATCCTGGGGGCTACACAAGCTGAAAAGGCTCCGCTGTACTGATCTTCCCGGGTACATAGCCcttccctggctgggatcctgaaCGTGGACTGCCTGCTAGAATGTTCCTCCCTCATTACAGCCAGGTCAAAAGCCACCTTGCCCAGGAAGCCTCTCCCACCGTTGATGGGCTGATTTCTTCTGTTGCTCCCTCCTCTGGCTCTGTGTCCTCCCGCCATCTCCATGCTGAGCAGACAGAGGATATGTGCTACTTCATCCATAGCCCAAAACTGTCTTACCTGGCCAACCAAGGGCTCCTAGGGGGCAGAAACCATACAGGCTGAAGACATTGTGACCCTGTGAGGTATAGGGAAAAAACCCTCTAggctagtggttctcaacctgtgggtctcgacccctatGGGGGTTTAGCTCAGATATCcagcatatcagatacttacattagaATTCATAACAATGGCAagattacagttgtgaagtaacaatgaaataacttttggtcagggatcaccacaacatgaggaactgtattgaagggtcacagtgttaggaaggctgagaaccactgctctaggttTACTTGCGAAGCAGGACAGGCACACCACTGGCTGCACTTGAGCATAGGATGGATTAACTGTGTAAAGAGGCCAGAAATGCCAGCAGCCATTTCCTAGAGTCTGTGTGCCCTGCTGTGGCCACTAATTCTTTCTTAGAGACGTCCTGAGAGTCTCACACCCAGACTAATGAGAGCAAAGACCTCAGATATCACCATATGCCCACAGCCTTGGTGGACTGAGGCCTTAGACAGTGAGGACTCTGGCACCTACAGACAGAGGGCATGGGGCGGGGGCTCTCTGAGAAGCATGAGATaggagaagactttctgaacTATCAAAAAGAGCTCTAGACTCAGCTGCAGAAAAGACATGTGACCCTGTGGGCTCCGACAGCAAAAGTGACAGAGACAGGATTCAAACTCCGATCCCCCTGTGCTGTTCACTGCCAGAACCTCTCCTCCTGTGTATGGATGGGAAGTGAAGTTGGATAGCATGTTCCTTCCCCCCTCAGGAAGAGGGCAGAGCAGTGGCTGACATGGCAGAGTGAAGGAGGATGCTAAACCCCAGCCAAGACCCCTATATCTCTGCACCAGAGACTTCTAGCAGTCAGTCAGAGCTCAGCAATAAGGGCAGGGAGGGTGCTGAGATGGTCCAGTCCTTCAGGCTTCTTCTGAAGTCTGGGCTGGATCAAAGAGGAGGGTACCAGGTACTCCCCTGGACCTCTGCAGTTTCTGATAGGTGGTCTCAGGTTATGTCACCTCCTGTCATGGTCCCTTTGGAGCTGGGGTCCTGGAGAGCCTCTGCTTATCCAGAAGGGAGAGTCCATGGGTGTGGGCTTACATGGGGAAGCGTGGCATGCACCCTGCAAATGCATAGTAAATACTGTCTGGTGATGTTTGTCCAGCCAGCCTGGGTACCTGGGCAGCTGAAGGCTCCGTTTACACAAAAAGAAACTCATGCTAGCATTGAGCTCATCTCAGTGCTGCTTACAGCAGGGTGGTCCAGGAGCTAGGTGTCAAGTAGGTGTCTAGTTTCTATGGGTGTTGGTAAGGGGTGTTACTGGGTCTCCTAGAGCCTCAGGTGGCAGCTTTTTCTGGAGGTACAAGGCTTGTCAAGGTATTTTATGCAGTAGGCATTTGCACAGGTGCCCATAGCCAGACGGTGCCTGGCCTGGGGGAcctggtgtgggggaggaggCTCAGAGCTAGGTCAGGCAGGGATGCCAGGCTTGTGTTTCTTCCTTGCTACCTCAGCCACTGGGCCCCTGTGACATGGGCAAGTTACTGCCAGGGCAGACCCTGACCTCAGCATCTGGACAGCAGGTGGGCTGGCTCACTCCGTTCTAATGTCTTTCTCTGGCTTGAATATGATTATCTGGGTTAGCTCTTTTCTTTCCGGCATTGATTGGATCAAGGCCCTTTGCTTAAGCACAGATGTCTGCAACTCATTCATAAAAGACATTTCTGGAGGATTTTCTCTGGGCCAGGTCCAAGACATCCATGTCAAAGTGGCCCCTCTCCGTGCAGAGCTCACTGTCTGCAGGTCCCCATTCCGCCATTGTTCCAGGACACTGAGCTGTAGGGAGAAGACACAGTTAGGGAGGGCCTCCGTGGAAGACATGTTGGGATTCCCCGTGAGGAATTCTCATACAGGTCTGCTCCATGCATGTCCAGGGATGGCTGTGCAAGGGGGTGGGACCAGTGCTAGGCATGGTCACTGCATGTAAACTGGACTGCAGTGAGTCAGTCGACAGGTTGACTGTCAATGCCACAGACAGACTTGATGGACCCTGCTCTGTGTTTAAGCCAAGAGTACCATAGGCAAAGTGGGGTTTGAGCAGTCTGTGGGCCTTTAGCAGGTAGGCAGTTCAGTGGGGGTCGATAGAGACAGGCTAGGGGCAGGGGTAAAACTAAGCTGGCTAATGTAGACATTACACTCTTTGCTAGGGAGGGGGGCACCTGGGGTGAGAATCTGGGAGCCACCAGATGGAGATGTGCATTATGACCCGTAGCGATACATTTAGTGGAAGGAAAAGAGTTGCTAAGAGCCCTGTGTTCGAATCCCAACTCCCACCATATCAGCTGGGTGGTCCTGAAGTCTCTCTTACCCTCTCCAACCTGGATTTTGGTAAAAATCTATAATTACATCAGATTAGCCCTATGCACTGGGTGGGCTGTTGTAAGACAAGATTGCCAGTCTGAAAGTCCTGATGTATtaagtaggtgctgggaaggaCAAGTTAATTTTGGGATAAGGAACTGGAGCGTCAATGTTGATGTGTCCTGTTAATGATCATTCAGTTAAATTGTCATCAGATAACACCCGTTGGGTTCTGGTATCCCTTTATTCTATTCTGTCTCCTTACTCCTACAACCTTTGGGATGCTGTGCTGGACCAGAGCAGGCTACTGATATGGTGGTATTTAGTAGCTGCAGAAAggatcaagtcacagcaggaatGTGGTCTGAGCTGTGCTGGCTGGACCAAATCAAAGGGGCTGGCAGGAAGGCCTGCTGGTTTCCCTGTTGTAAACATCTTTTCCTGATGACGCTTCCAGCCTAAAGCTAGAACTTTATCTGGGATGTGGCAAGGACCCAGGTGTGGAACTGGAAGCTGTGGGCCATGTTGCCCCTCGGTTCTGCATCACTGTGAGTGAAACATGGCTTAGTTTCCCATAGAACAGGATACTAGTCAACACATACGTATTCTTAGAGCTCTCTACTTTGTCTCtactatgtctctgtctctgctcccttctgCCCAGAACCAGGAGGACTGCCAGTCAGGGCCAGAGAGCAGCTTGGGGCATCAGCTTGGGTGGAGGCAAGGCTAACATCTTGGGACTCTGGGGGAAGCACCCCAAGCTTGGAGAGAGGGCGAGTCATCTTTCCTACAGAACCCTGTCCCCACTTACTGTCCTGTCCCCATTAATGCCAGCATCTCTGCCATCCTTGCTCTCCCTAGGTGAACAAGGAAGCCTTGTGCCACGGCCTTGGCCTGCTCCAGGTCCCCTCGGTGCTCTCACTGGACATCCAAGCTCTCTACTTGTCCGGGAACCAACTGCAGAGCATCCTGGTCTCCCCACTGGGCTTCTATACAGCGCTTCGTCACCTGGATTTAAGTGACAACCAGATTAGCTTCCTCCAGGCTGGGGTCTTCCAGGCCCTGCCCTACCTGGAGCACCTTAACCTGGCCCACAATCGGCTTGCCACGGGCATGGCACTCAACAGTGGTGGTCTGGGCCGCCTGCCCCTTTTGGTCTCCCTGGACCTGTCTGGGAACAGCCTGCATGGCAATCTGGTGGAGCGACTGTTGGGTGAGACCCCGAGGCTGCGTAAGCTCTCACTGTCGGAGAACAGCCTCACTCGCCTGGCACGCCACACCTTCTGGGGTATGCCAGCGGTGGAGCAATTAGACCTCCACAGTAATGTCCTCATGGACATCGAGGACGGTGCCTTTGAGGCCCTGCCCCACCTGACTCACCTCAATCTCTCCAGGAACTCCCTCACCTGCATCTCAGACTTCAGCCTCCAGCAGCTGCGGGTACTAGACCTGAGCTGCAACAGCATTGAGGCCTTCCAGACGGCCCCGGAACCACAGACCCAGTTCCAGTTGGCCTGGCTCGACCTCCGGGAGAACAAGCTGCTCCACTTCCCTGACCTGGCCGTGTTCCCGAGACTCATCTACCTGAATGTGTCTAACAACCTCATCCAGCTCCCTGCGGGGCTGCCCCGGGGCAGTGAGGACCTCCATGCACCCTCTGAAGGCTGGTCAGCCTCTCCACTGTCCAACCCCAGCGGGAATGCCAGCACCCATCCTCTCTCCCAGCTCCTGAACCTGGATCTGAGTTACAATGAGATCGAACTGGTCCCTGCTAGCTTTCTTGAACACCTGACCTCCCTGCGCTTCCTCAACCTAAGCAGAAACTGCCTGCGATCCTTTGAGGCTCGACAAGTGGGCTCCCTGCCCTGCCTGGTGCTTTTGGACTTGAGCCACAACGTGCTAGAAGCATTAGAACTGGGTACCAAAGTCCTGGGGTCCCTGCAGACGTTGCTTCTGCAGGACAATGCCTTGCAAGCACTTCCACCCTATACCTTTGCCAGCCTGGCCAGCCTGCAGAGGCTAAACCTACAGGGGAACCAGGTCAGTCCCTGTGGGGGGCCAGCAGAACCAGGTCCCCCGGGCTGTGTGGACTTCTCTGGGATCCCCACCCTTCACGTTCTTAACATGGCAGGGAACTCGATGGAAATGCTCAGGGCGGGCAGCTTCCTCCACACCCCACTTACAGAGCTGGACCTCTCCACCAATCCTGGTCTGGATGTAGCCACGGGAGCCCTGGTGGGCCTGGAGGCATCCTTAGAGGTACTGGAGCTTCAAGGCAACGGGCTGACTGTCTTGAGAGTGGACTTGCCCTGCTTTCTCCGTCTCAAGCGCCTTAACCTTGCTGAGAACCAGTTAAGCCACCTGCCCGCTTGGACGCGGGCCGTGTCCTTGGAGGTGTTGGATCTGCGCAACAACAGCTTCAGCCTCCTGCCAGGCAATGCCATGGGTGGCCTGGAGACCAGTCTCCGGCGGCTGTACTTGCAGGGAAATCCACTCAGCTGCTGCGGCAATGGCTGGCTGGCGGCCCAGCTGCACCAGGGCCGAGTGGATGTGGATGCTACTCAGGACCTAATCTGTCGCTTTGGCTCCCAGGAGGAGTTGTCCCTGAGCCTAGTGCGTCCAGAGGACTGCGAGAAGGGAGGGCTGAAGAATGTCaacctcatcctcctcctcagcttcacaCTGGTCTCTGCCATCGTCCTCACCACGCTGGCCACCATCTGCTTCCTCCGCCGGCAGAAACTCAGCCAACAATACAAAGCCTGACAGGCTGGGGAAGCCAGAGGGAGCAGAGAAGTTGGGGTCCAACTCAGGTTACTCAGTGACCAGGGACTTGGTGTCCTGCACGCTGCCTGCCGCGTGGGCAGGTTCCTTCCCAGGCTGCATCTGTGGGCCAGCTATGCAGCTTGAAGTGGGGCAGTTTACTGCACAGAGGATGCCGACAGCTCGCCGCTGAGCATCTGTTTCAGGCCACACCCGTCTCCGGGTACTAGTAAATGAAATACATGCCTATCCTCAGGCAAGAGAGGCCGTCACAGAACCACACAGTGACCACATAGTATGATGGGCTTGAGGTGGGGAAGCAGTGGGGTGGTCATGGAGAACCCACCCTGACTTAGAGCAGGAGAGCCAGCCCATGAAAGGATTTGTCTGCGTCCTTTCCACCCTGAGCTCTGTCGCATCTGCTGATAATGACTTTCAGCCTCTCTGGAAAGGAAGAACTTGTGACCCGAAGAGAGAGCCAGAACCTCTCCCCAGAGGTCTTAAGTCTAGGCTCCGAGGCTAGGAGCTGCACCAGCTTAAAGTGTGATCACCTAGGCTTCCACGCAGGCCCGGGCCATCCTGTGTCCTGCTTTGGACAGGCCTTTCTCTCCAGTGCACTcttgtatcacacacacacactgaccctgGTGCTGcctgtcccccaaccccctgctcaGGCCTCCTTCTATCCCAGCCCCACCCTGACTTTTGAGCCAAGAGGGAGAGCCTCAGCTATCTGGTTTGGCTTAGCAGCTGCAAAGGCAAAATCAAGCCAACTCTCAGAGTTTTCTGTGTTATCTGGGTTATACACAAGAAGAAAACAAGTTTCCTTATGCGTCTCCTTTGAGAGCCTCATGGCTCAGAGAGCTGATGAAGCCAAAATGAATCAAGTCCATGTCCTCCCATCTCTGGGGCCAAAGCTTTGCCAGTGCGGTACCTGCAGGCTGTCAAGTGGACAGGAAGTGGCCCTGCCCTAACCAGGATCCAAGCACACTTGCTACCTATaccccctccttctgcctctctgcctcagtgTCCCTTCTTTGCAGAGGAATATggattcttcctttctcttcctgctcccaAAATCTCATTCCTGGAGTTGGAAACCGTTGAGTGTAATCTCCCCCACTGAACAGATAGGGAAAGTTAGGTGCAGGCCTTGCTCAGAAGCACGCAAGTCAATGGAAGAAAACTGGGAACAAAAGCAGCTGGGAGGTTGCGCCAAGGCAGAGGGTTTGCTTTGTGTGCTCAAGGCCCTGAGCTGGATGCCAGCGGCTGTACCCGTGTTTCCCTACGCACAGCTGTCACAGCACGAGACAAGGCCAGCTACCATGCCAGTCCTCACCAGGCATGGAAAAAcaataggaacacacacacacagtctccacTCATTCTCCAGGCCTGTGGGctgcagggaggaaggggaaCCCTGGACCCAGTCACAGAGCCTGCTGTATCAGCTCCCCTGTGCTCGGCCCACAGTCTGCCAGAGCTTCCGTAATGTACAAGAAGATGAAAACGCCATTCTCTCTACCCCATTCTACAGGCGAGGggactgaggcccagagaaggtTAAAGGCTCTGAGGACCAATGGGCAGATCCAGAGCTAGAGCCCTCCCTCACTGGTGCTGCTGCACACGGCTCTCCTCAGCCTGGAGGCCAAGGCATGGTGGCCCTGGGTCTGAACTCTGAAAACACTAATCAATGCtgctctcacctcccaggactgGCCTCTACCGGGCCCTGGGACCCCGCTCTTTGTATAACTCACATGAATGTATTAAAGTATAATTTTGGAGAAACTGTGGCCTGCCAGCCTGCTTACTTTGGGTATCCCATAACCTCATACTGGAATCCTGACCCTGTTTCCCCACTCAGGGGCTTTTATTCCTTGTGAGgtattggggggggaggggaatgaagcTCTTAGACTGGCCCATCCCTGGCCAGCCTCCACTGTGGCTACTTCATACGGAACATCACCTATGCCCTACCCCAGCTCTAGAAAACAGTGGCTACAGCTCCTTCCCACCTGTCTGCAGCCATGTGCCCACTGCCTTTCTCTGTATCCACTCCCCATCTTAAAACCCGTGAAAGACCCCtgtgccatctcaccatccctcaCTCTCAGAGGCAGGTCCCTTCCCCCNNNNNNNNNNNccccccccccccatctccccagcccaccctaCCTTGCCTTAGCTGAGATCTCCCAAGGCCTCCTTACAAGATCTCCATAACTTTAGACCTTTGTCCCTGAACTCCACGGCCCCTCACCTCACCCTCAGCCTCCCTAACTCCATCCAGgaagcttcctcctccctctcaagCTACTGTTCCCTAGCCACtccacctgctcctccttctccagcTACCTCCAAGTGATGGATGTCTCATCTGTCCCTCCAGACTGCTTCTGTGGAGACATCCAGGCACCCTGCACTCCAGCCAGAGAGTTACATTGTCTCCTAGGGGCTAGAGAGTCCAGGCAGAATTTAGTCTGCAAGCAGTCAACTtcggaggggggaaggaggaggaggagagggagagagagagagagagagagagagagagagagagagagagagagagttagagttgagggagggagaggagctgCCTCACAGGTGGGCATGGGGAAGGTTGTCAAGACCGTCTCAGTGAGGGCGGCATCAGCTCAGCACACCAACACCTAGGCCCTTGCCCTCTGCAGCTGCTAGTCCTCCACCTCAGCCTGCTTTTTCAGCAGCCTTCCCCGACCTCCAAGCACCCTGGTCACATCTCCATAGCTGGAGTGGCCCCTgggcccccctccctccctggatGGACACCCTTGCCTTCTCCTAAAGGTCCCTTTGAATTGTTTTTTTCTGCCTCCAGCCTCTTGcccagcccctgctcccagcTCTCTTTCTCCAGAGGAGGACCTAAGCTCCCGTCTCATCATTAGGGATGGAAAAGCACACAGTGGGGGCTCAGGGCAGGCAGAGTTGGACTAGGCCATCGAATGGGCTGGGCTCAGCCCAGGGTCTGGGAGTCTCTCATCCCACAGGACCCCAGCAGGCCCCTGACCTTCCTTCCTGGCAAACAGCAGAGCCTATTCACCTGGTCTAGACCGTCAGTGAGACAGAAATTCCTGTTTTCAGGGAAACGTGGGCACAGCTGCCAACTAGGTCATCAGAGCATCAGGTTTACTAAGCTTTCAGCCAGTTCCAGGGAGAGGGAGGCTCTCATGTGCCCTGTCTGACAGAGGCCACCTGGAGTGTCATCTGCCACCCCCTTCAGCTGTCTCACCATCTCAGTCCACCCGATCCAGGGGCCTGGGTCAGCTGCCCCCTGCAAACAGCCCTGTCCTCCAGATAGCCTGCAGGACCTTGGGAGCGGATACCTGCTGCCCCCAGCCCCTTTCTGCTGTGGCCCACCATGTAGTGACCATTACTAAGCGTATCCAGCTTAGTCCACGCTGAGCAGTTGATGGACCTTATTCCTACAGTGTttgaagagatttctttttttttttttNNNNNNNNNNNNNNNNNNNNNNNNNNNNNNNNNNNNNNNNNNNNNNNNNNNNNNNNNNNNNNNNNNNNNNNNNNNNNNNNNNNNNNNNNNNNNNNNNNNNNNNNNNNNNNNNNNNNNNNNNNNNNNNNNNNNNNNNNNNNNNNNNNNNNNNNNNNNNNNNNNNNNNNNNNNNNNNNNNNNNNNNNNNNNNNNNNNNNNNNNNNNNNNNNNNNNNNNNNNNNNNNNNNNNNNNNNNNNNNNNNNNNNNNNNNNNNNNNNNNNNNNNNNNNNNNNNNNNNNNNNNNNNNNNNNNNNNNNNNNNNNNNNNNNNNNNNNNNNNNNNNNNNNNNNNNNNNNNNNNNNNNNNNNNNNNNNNNNNNNNNNNNNNNNNNNNNNNNNNNNNNNNNNNNNNNNNNNNNNNNNNNNNNNNNNNNNNNNNNNNNNNNNNNNNNNNNNNNNNNNNNNNNNNNNNNNNNNNNNNNNNNNNNNNNNNNNNNNNNNNNNNNNNNNNNNNNNNNNNNNNNNNNNNNNNNNNNNNNNNNNNNNNNNNNNNNNNNNNNNNNNNNNNNNNNNNNNNNNNNNNNNNNNNNNNNNNNNNNNNNNNNNNNNNNNNNNNNNNNNNNNNNNNNNNNNNNNNNNNNNNNNNNNNNNNNNNNNNNNNNNNNNNNNNNNNNNNNNNNNN
Encoded here:
- the Lrrc32 gene encoding transforming growth factor beta activator LRRC32 isoform X1; translation: MFGSTVRTAGRVVLGPRGSESQGAWPGGPCYLKGGRRPLAAGWSGAAAVRPRRARPPGLCERCAEESGGGGGAEPGRAMSHQILLLLAMLTLVLAISQRREQVPCRTVNKEALCHGLGLLQVPSVLSLDIQALYLSGNQLQSILVSPLGFYTALRHLDLSDNQISFLQAGVFQALPYLEHLNLAHNRLATGMALNSGGLGRLPLLVSLDLSGNSLHGNLVERLLGETPRLRKLSLSENSLTRLARHTFWGMPAVEQLDLHSNVLMDIEDGAFEALPHLTHLNLSRNSLTCISDFSLQQLRVLDLSCNSIEAFQTAPEPQTQFQLAWLDLRENKLLHFPDLAVFPRLIYLNVSNNLIQLPAGLPRGSEDLHAPSEGWSASPLSNPSGNASTHPLSQLLNLDLSYNEIELVPASFLEHLTSLRFLNLSRNCLRSFEARQVGSLPCLVLLDLSHNVLEALELGTKVLGSLQTLLLQDNALQALPPYTFASLASLQRLNLQGNQVSPCGGPAEPGPPGCVDFSGIPTLHVLNMAGNSMEMLRAGSFLHTPLTELDLSTNPGLDVATGALVGLEASLEVLELQGNGLTVLRVDLPCFLRLKRLNLAENQLSHLPAWTRAVSLEVLDLRNNSFSLLPGNAMGGLETSLRRLYLQGNPLSCCGNGWLAAQLHQGRVDVDATQDLICRFGSQEELSLSLVRPEDCEKGGLKNVNLILLLSFTLVSAIVLTTLATICFLRRQKLSQQYKA
- the Lrrc32 gene encoding transforming growth factor beta activator LRRC32 isoform X2, whose protein sequence is MSHQILLLLAMLTLVLAISQRREQVPCRTVNKEALCHGLGLLQVPSVLSLDIQALYLSGNQLQSILVSPLGFYTALRHLDLSDNQISFLQAGVFQALPYLEHLNLAHNRLATGMALNSGGLGRLPLLVSLDLSGNSLHGNLVERLLGETPRLRKLSLSENSLTRLARHTFWGMPAVEQLDLHSNVLMDIEDGAFEALPHLTHLNLSRNSLTCISDFSLQQLRVLDLSCNSIEAFQTAPEPQTQFQLAWLDLRENKLLHFPDLAVFPRLIYLNVSNNLIQLPAGLPRGSEDLHAPSEGWSASPLSNPSGNASTHPLSQLLNLDLSYNEIELVPASFLEHLTSLRFLNLSRNCLRSFEARQVGSLPCLVLLDLSHNVLEALELGTKVLGSLQTLLLQDNALQALPPYTFASLASLQRLNLQGNQVSPCGGPAEPGPPGCVDFSGIPTLHVLNMAGNSMEMLRAGSFLHTPLTELDLSTNPGLDVATGALVGLEASLEVLELQGNGLTVLRVDLPCFLRLKRLNLAENQLSHLPAWTRAVSLEVLDLRNNSFSLLPGNAMGGLETSLRRLYLQGNPLSCCGNGWLAAQLHQGRVDVDATQDLICRFGSQEELSLSLVRPEDCEKGGLKNVNLILLLSFTLVSAIVLTTLATICFLRRQKLSQQYKA